A genomic window from Enoplosus armatus isolate fEnoArm2 chromosome 20, fEnoArm2.hap1, whole genome shotgun sequence includes:
- the LOC139303851 gene encoding protein phosphatase 1 regulatory subunit 1B-like, producing the protein MNPLLPAETEVMEREADKDARRKIQFSVPSAVPTQLDPRQVEMIRRRRPTPATLFRLTDPPSPEEDIAPHQWVLGDNGALKAKLVHTSTYQPPSLKAVQRMAQAHLSSLDMSSMDKEDSSSGEEEEEHEKESQQTTSATDLREESKPFRDQCAPPDSLTGSADLSRHHGDEEEAKGREEGKGE; encoded by the exons ATGAACCCGCTGCTGCCCGCAGAGACGGAGGTGATGGAGCGAGAGGCGGACAAGGATGCGAGGAGGAAGATCCAGTTCTCCGTGCCTTCCGCCGTGCCCACCCAGCTGGACCCGCGACAGGTGGAGATG ATTCGACGTCGGAGGCCGACACCAGCCACACTGTTCAGATTGACGGACCCACCATCACCAGAGGAAGACATTGCCCCTCACCAG TGGGTTCTGGGAGATAATGGAGCCTTGAAAGCCAAACTGGTTCACACGTCAACCTACCAGCCACCCTCACTTAAAG CTGTCCAGAGGATGGCCCAGGCCCACCTTTCCTCCTTAGACATGTCTTCTATGGACAAAGAGGACTCCTCTTctggggaggaagaagaggaacatGAGAAGGAGAGCCAGCAGACAACCTCGGCCACAG ATCTAAGGGAAGAAAGCAAACCATTCAGGGATCAGTGTGCTCCGCCGGACAGTTTGACAGGAAGTGCTGATCTCAGCCGCCATCACGGAGACGAAGAGGAGGccaaaggaagagaggaaggaaaaggagaatga